The genomic window CAACAACAGATTATCAGAAGTATGCTGTACCCGGAATTAGCCGCGATCGCGTTCGTCGCAGTTTAATCCGATTTCGCCAGCTAGTCGCAAAATCTCGATCTGCGGCAGAGCTAAAGGCAGCGGTGCAACAAGAATTTGTGTTTTATCAATCTATTGGTAAAGACAACCAAGGCACTGTAGCCTTTACGGGTTACTTTGAGCCGACTTATGCTGCTAGCCGCGTCCGTACGGCTGAATATCGCTACCCCCTATTTCGAGTGCCACCTGGTTTAGCTCAGTGGCCCAAACCTCAACTCACCCGCGATCGCTTGGAAGGCAATGATGGCTTGCAGTTTGACAAAGGGCCGTTGAAGGGACTGGAGCTGGTTTGGTTGCGCAATCGCTTAGAAGCTTTTCTAATTCAAGTGCAGGGGTCTGCTCGTCTGCAAATGACCGATGGCAAGACCATGAGTGTTGGTTTTGCTGGCAAGACTGAGCATCCTTACACCGGAATTGGCCGCGAGTTGGTCAAAGATGGCAAGATGCGGCTGGAAGACCTCACGCTGCTTAATCTGCTGGACTACTTTCGCCAACATCCAGAAGATCTCAATCTTTATTTACCGCGCAATCGCAGTTTTGTGTTCTTTCGAGAAACCTATGGAGCCGCTGCAACGGGCAGTTTAAACGTACCCGTAACCGCCGATCGCTCGATCGCAACGGACAAATCTCTCATGCCACCGGGGGCTTTGGCCTTGATTCATACCCAACTTCCGAAGCAGA from Trichocoleus desertorum ATA4-8-CV12 includes these protein-coding regions:
- a CDS encoding MltA domain-containing protein — encoded protein: MLAAVAFGFGVTLIAAPPSVNAAPPLQPVTASVSLPTSLGVDDKLWPQLGQPGDRAALLTAIDYSLAYLQTAKATTDYQKYAVPGISRDRVRRSLIRFRQLVAKSRSAAELKAAVQQEFVFYQSIGKDNQGTVAFTGYFEPTYAASRVRTAEYRYPLFRVPPGLAQWPKPQLTRDRLEGNDGLQFDKGPLKGLELVWLRNRLEAFLIQVQGSARLQMTDGKTMSVGFAGKTEHPYTGIGRELVKDGKMRLEDLTLLNLLDYFRQHPEDLNLYLPRNRSFVFFRETYGAAATGSLNVPVTADRSIATDKSLMPPGALALIHTQLPKQSAAGKLEQRSVSRFVLDQDTGSAIKGPGRVDIFMGTGVKAGDRAGLTNSTGQLYYLLLKR